TAGTCCCAGGGATTTCTACACAATATGGCAGTGGAAGCTCAGAACAGGTCAGTACAGAGAAACCCCATTATCTGCTACTCAGCCTGTAGTTGAACTGATATGATCCTGTGCAATCTCGACGCTTCTTTAAAAAAATGGGAGATAAATGAACATATTGTTGCTTTGTTTCATGAGAAGTGCTCCAATACTCCTCTTTATAAGACTGCACAAATCCTGAAGCAAACTTAATTACTTAAGCGATTTTGTTAAATATTTTAATGTTAAGGTACCTGCCTGGGCCTGGCCATTCCAGCTCTTGCCCAGGCAAGATCATCCAAACTTATGCCAGCATCAGCAGATTCCGGCAACGTTGGCCTTTTGGCCTGCATTTGCATTTGCATTTGTGTCATTATTAGTTACTATAGCTGAAACTCCCAGGAGGTTACGTGCTaactcatgatggctttctTTTACTCTATTTAAGGGTCAATTTGGGTTAGCTTCATGGAAATGCTCTGAAGAATCATTTGCGCATCAAGTGAAGATCAGAGATCCTCTTAAAATTGGGTGCCGCTTTTTCTCTGGCCCACATTTTTTTATCATCCCAGAATATTTAGACTACCCTTTTCTTATCTAATTAATCCTGATGTTGTTAATGTCTCCCAGCTTTCCTAATTTATGGGCATTGCGACTTGCACGCCAGCTACTGGTGTGGCATCCTGTAAGTTTCTTGAAACCCACTGTTCAATTCTTTCAAAAGGTCTTCTGATTAGAAAGAGAATGGTAGCTACATAGGACAATAGTGGCTTCCTGACATGGTGCTGAATCTTTTGTTATTGTTTTGTTTCCTTTTCCTCGATGTGCTCCTGTTCCATCAACACTTATATTTTGCAGGAGGACCGCCTCAGTGTCGATGAAGCACTTAATCATCCTTATTTCCAGGAGCCACCATAATGCAGAGGTGATGAAAATAACTGACCAACCAGTGAATCTCTTAACACAGGTCGGATCATCCATTCGGTGCGTCTGATCAGCAAAATATGTGAACTGTTTGTAGATATCATGATTGCACAATATGGCGTTGTAAAAATTTGACATGAAACAGAGAAAACACGTGTATAACTAGCAACTTAGATAGATGTAGTCATATAGAGTTGCAAAGGAACAGAAGCGGTTGTGCGAGTAGCTGCTTGAGTACCAACCAAAAATGCCCTTTGGTAACTGAGGCCAGATATAAGTTCAGTTGAATCTAGTGATACTGCAAATAGTATTATGATGCTACTCGATCTCATCTGCTGAATTCGAAGTGAAAAAAGGGTTCTTTGCTGGGTCACAGCTTATATGACAATCACATGAAAACCAAAAATGAATGCATTTTTTGAAATCTGAGAAACATGTGAGACGATGAAAGCCGGTTCAGCTCAGCCAACAATTAATGGCAACAGAAGCAGGTCAAGTTCAGAGAGTCCATCCTAGGATCACACCCCTATTCCAGACAACACGAGCCCATCCAATTAAAGTTCATCGATCTTCTCCCACCGCAGACAGGCTCTACCATCAGCAACCGAGCTATTCATCATGGGTTCGGTCGGGACATGATCGACGGCGAGCACCGCAAGAAATGCAGCAGCACCGAAGGGAATTAGGCTCACCTTCAGCTGGTCAGGCTGAAGCAGCAAGAGCAGATTCAGGCAGGCAAGTTCTGTTCAGCGTCCTCAACTCCTCATTCGGCCACAGCCGTGCCTAGGCTCCAAAGGGTTACCCGGAATCTGCATAAACAGTATGAATGCTATAAGTTCAGACCATGAACTTTGATGGTCAACACTGACTCCTGGAGCCGTTCCTGATCTGGGAACAGCAGCCTGGAATTATACAACAACATATCTCAGTTTCATGACCGGCCAAACACATTCCAAGCAGCAAATGGCATCTCCAGAAGAAGGTAATGACATTAGACTTTAGAGTATAGATATGGGAATCAGCTCCAGGCACTGTGACTATCTTAGGGTACAAAATTTGACAGCATAGCCTCCTTAGGCGAGAAGTTGAGGAAAACAAAGATAAATGTTTCGTAATAAGTACATAAAATTCTATAATTTTATCTATCCGTGTCTATCTGAATACCCAGTCCAGGCATCAACATTCTGACAGTCACTCTGTCACAGCAGCACATGAGCTAAAACCAGCCATGTTATTGTACAAACGTGATGACCTCTTCAGCACAACAAAAAATTAGAGATGGACGTGAGCTAGATGAGTAGCCAACTACTCAGATTATGCCATTAACTGAAATGTCTCTGAATATCTACTACTACTATAGTACTAACCCTTCAGACTTCACTTCCGGTGCGGCGGCTGCCTCTTTACTGAACGGAGCTGCACCGAGTTCTCAAAGCAGTGGTAGAACCCGAAGTGTGGAAACCGCTCATACCATGTCTCCTGAGGGACGTGTGTGTCCCAGTGCTCACCACTGCTGCTGCGCCCGTACTTATGCACCCACCCGGACCCGTTATGCTGCTCACCCCAGGTGCGGTTCCATCGGTCTCCATACTTGCCCGCCCACCACGTCTCTCCCTGCTTGATTCCATGGCCGCTCGGGTCAAAGTGCTCATCCCACTTGTCGCCCCACTTGGACCACCCATCACCCTCTGACCGCTCAGCCCACTTGTCAGTGTACTTAGTGCTTCCACCGCTGCCGTCGTACGTCTCGCCCCACCTGTAGTGCAGAGGAGGGTTGGTGGATTTTTATTTGAGCATGCAACTCATAGTATGAACATGATGCACAAAACACTGAAATTTGTTGTTCCTGGAAGTGGTATAAATCATGATAGGAGTGAAAGCTCTTTACCTTTCATGCCAAACATGAGCATGCCCAACATCCAGTGGTGTATCTGGATCCAAGCTGCACCATTTATCAGCCCATTTTTCAGCTTTACCAGTTGAATCATAATGCTCAAACCATTGCTCTTGCCACTGCTCCCCTTTCCCATTTTGTCCCCACTTATCTGCAGTCTTCTCCATATGCATAACCCCACAGGTGTAATCCTGCAAcaagtcaaaaaaaaaactcaCTCATGTTCTGGGAACGTGTTTACTCACTACAGTTTACTTATAGTTATCCCGGGACAGTTGCAGAGTCACAGATGTGGATATCTCAAGCCAGATAATGCTAACAGACATTAATTGACATACTGCAAATACTTTATAAACTAGATTGAAGATTTTGCATCCAGTGAACAGATAGTGCTACCAAATATGACAGCAATTTACCTGCCACATTGACTCCTTCCAGTATTCCCGCCAAACATTGCCTGCAGCATCACGCCCCGACTTCTCAGAACCTAATTCTTTATGATCAAACCGGTCTGAAGCCTCCCAATACTTGTCTTCCCATTCAACAGCACCGTCAGCACTGACTCCTCTAATAACGGTCCACTTGCAAAGTACACCATCAGGCCTTTGTTCTACACCTGTTTCCTTCCACCACATTGAACCATCAGGATGTATTCCATGGGTTGATTTATCATCACTTTCACTAAGAGCTCTAGCTGCCTCAGCTGCATTTTTCGAGAACTGTTCTTCAAATGTCTCCTTTGCATCAGCCGCTAGATCAGCCTTGGAATCCACATTCTCAGGCTCAGCAAATGACTGGAAGGGAGGAAGAGATCGATCTTCCTTCTTCTCAAAGAAGGCGGTTTCAAAAGGGAGTGATAAATAGTCCGCTGACTTTTCCTTTTCCAACAGATCAGGCTGACGGGAAACAGGATCCACTTTCTTGGATGGCTTCAAACCAGTACCGCTTTTGCTAGGTTTACTGCTATCTCGCACTGGTGGTAACCACGACCAGAAATCTGGACCTGGAGTACCAAGCTTGGAACTTTCCTGCTTGTAAGAAGATGAACCCCCAGATTCTGGCACTGAATGAAGAACAGATTGCTGATCTCAGAATGGAAGCTTACATTGTAAGTAGATGGATGTTATTGCAGTAAGTAAAATGTTATGGCAAAGCATACAGCATAAGACCAAAGATAACCTTCATGTTCAACAAACAGGACAATTTTGATGTGACTTGCAACTAGAAATGCCTTGCAAGTGCACAAAACCTATGACGGGGATTTCCAGGAACCAGTTTATcagaagtataaatgtttttAATCCAAATCATCCTTCAGAGAAATTAGATAATTATGGGCAAATTTCTCATGCTGGATGTAGGAAACATAGACTAACAACTTTGCTATATAGAGAGGACTAACAGGTGTTGTATTGGTTAGTTAGCAGTTAGCACTACTTCTAGTTTATTTACTTGATACAGTAGCCACAAgtgatttgaaaaaaaaaatcatatttGATACCAAAATTTCCTAAATGGTTTCAATTTTCTATATACAGATAGGAATACCAAGCAGTACTGTTCTGGTTAGTTAGAAGTACTGCTTGCCAGTGCACTATAAATAATCTGAAATAATCAAGAACTTGGCGTTGCATTGACAAAAACAAACATATTTCATAACAAAATTGTCTCAgtgaaaataaaataaaaaagagtATCTATGTTTCCTAAAAAGTTGCTTCACCTAGAGGTAACAGAAGTGTAAGCACACTACTAAATTTGGCATGTACAGCACAAAACAAAATACAGATCCCTAGCATCTGCATGCTATTGTGAAAACGACAGGACATTCCAACTGCAACTAACAAATGCTAGCGACAATCATCAAGCTCCTCCGGTTTCAGCTCAAGTCATCCACGCATACGCATACCGACACCCAGCAACTTCATTCGATTTCAACATTGGTTTCATTCGCACTGCTTATTAACAGGCAAGCCTTATTCACTTATATGCATACCAACAATCATCAAGATTCTCCAGTTTCAAATATAGTTATATCCACTCATACACATGCGGACACTCAGCAAAATCATTTGATTTCAACTTGGACTTCATTCATAACACTTACTAACAGACAATCCTCCAAAATTCCAATCAGCGCTCTGGGTCCATCAACCAATGTATGAATGTCCCTTAAGGTTCAGAAGGTCCATCAACCAATCGACAAAAAAGATCCCTCATTTAGCCTATTCAAGTTACCATTTTTTTTCTTCCAAGGATTATCCAATATATTTATTTGAAAAACTAGGATTTATCCAATATAATGCACTCATGATTTACCCAATATAATGCTTAACAGAGCACCCTTATTAGCAACTCATGATTTCTTTGCACTCTACCACGCTGACATTAAAAAGGAAGCTCCTTTTACGCGTAATCAGCAAAAAAGGATCACGACGGGTAAAAGGAGTGATCTTTAAACCATCTCACGTACACCCAGTCGAAACCAGTACCTTCCGCCGACTGCGacaccggcgccggcgccgacgtTCTGGAGCCCCGATCCGATTCCTTCGCGGCGCTGCCCCCAGCCGATCCCACCTTGGCACTCTCCGCCCTCTGCGGCGGCGTCTGgggcggggacggcggcggcgacgaggccggggccggggcgggggcgggaggCGGCTCCTTGagcacggcgcgcgcggcggcgagcgcggccgcggcgcggTCGATGACCTGTCGGCGCTGCACGCGGTCGCGCTCCTCCCGCGGCACCCGCAGCAGGTCCTCGAACCGCGCCGTCCGCCTCTCCACGACCTCCACCggcggggccgcggccgcctccgcctcggcgggggcgggcgcCTGGAGCCTGCGCGCGAGCTCCGCCGACCGCCGCTCCCGCTCCACTGCCTTCCTCCACATGTCCAGGTACGAGCCCccgccggcgcccccgccggcggaggcgggcgaggcggcggccgcgcggacGCGGGcactgcggcggcggccgaggagcagggagaggcgcggggcggcggccggggacacGGATGCGGCGTTGGATGCCGCCATTGCCTCGGGCTCCGGCTCCGAGTCGTCGAGGAGTGTGCCGGGGGGGGTGAGGACTGAGGAGGAGGCCGAGGAGGAGCAAGAGTGTGGAGGGGAACAAAAGGGCGCGGGGCGTGGGCCCGGTCTCTGCTGACGTGGAGCTGAGCAAGTGGAGGAGGCTGTGGTGCGTGTCGCGGCGTCCCACGTGTCATCACATCCAGATGAAGGAAGCTCTGGACCACTGGAAAGTCTGGAATGGACCAGATGGGCCCGGGCTGGCTGGTTCTTGATGACCTTTTCACATCCGGTTCTCTGACCTCTGCCTTCTTGTCTTGTACTAATCCGGAGCAGGATCAGGTTTTCCGTTCTCATTTATTTCTCCATATTATCTCCTATGTACAGCAGTTCACATGAAAACGAAAAACAAAAAATCAGGTTGAAATGGGAGGAGAATGTAGTCCTTCATTTCTCAGGTGGCAATTAGCCCTCTATAAACTCCATCAAAATATTTTGCACCCAAACATCAAAAGCAAAAAACTCCTGTAGCTGATTCACCCGATACACATCAAAATTTTCGAATCGAAAGCAACTTCATATTTGCATCAAGCAGATGGGACACATGCACATGAAGCAAACTAACTGTTTATAATAAGATCATGTATGGCCTATTTGTGGCTCGCTAGAATAGATTCCAAAAATATTCAGTGTGCCTGATGTGGGAGAGCACGAGTCTACACCTTCCCCATCAGAGATCTTTACCTCACTCTCCACAAGATGCAGCCAGTGTGCTACACCTGGATTAACATGTTTTTTTCATAGCGAGATGAACCCGAAATTCATTACTTAGAGCAACAAAATTACACTTTAGTTCACAAATTTACAGGTCTTTCGTTCAACATGAATAGTATTTGTTTTTCATGATACCTAGAAGCATATTAGGGTATCAGAAAATAAGGGGATTTTAAAATTTTAGAGCCGGCCTTATATATAACAGCGCCGGTCCTAAGAGGGGCAAAAGGTAAAGATCCGACTTCAAGCTAAAGATCGGGCCATAAGCAATAAAAAAAATCAGCAAAGGACGACGATGGGACGAGGACGCGTGCATGCTGCAGCTTGGCGTGCAATCGGCAGGGGATTGAGAGAAAGGAAATTAATTTTTATTCGAAACAGGACCCACCTCTTGAGGTCTGATCGGTCTTAGGCTAACCATAATCACATAATCACAATCGGAGTTTCGTATGACTGTGTTTTCAAGAATACCACATCAGCTTCGAGGATGAATGAAATATTATacctcaatggagagtttcattttactatttccaaaactaatcagtgtaattaaatgctagttgatctattAGTGTATAGGATCCTCCATGAAACAACGGCGGTCACAGTGGTCGTTTTACGCCATTTCCAACGTTTTGGAAATGAGTTAGCAGAGTGTCGTCGTgatgaaactggttccttctcttccctcattAAATCAGTATCATATTATCAAAATGCTGATGTGTCATAGTAATTAATGCTATAAAACTCATCATAAAATCCCATTGTGATTAGCTTATGCAATTATATGCTGGGTGGGGTCCAGTCTGAGGGCGGGAGCGGTCGGACATGCTCCGGATGCTCTTATGCAATATATGATATGCTGCCATGCTGGTAATCTCTATttagaagaaagaaaagaaaagatagacacggcccggcccggcccggccctaaAGCACGCGCTCTTCCCTCTCCCAGCGACTGACGAAACTTCCTGCCACGGACGGAGCACGGATATTCCCATCCATCCGCCCGCTCGTCCGGCAGGTGACGACGCGTCAATCGATTCcttcctccacctcctcctaaCCCGGCGACGCCGGTTTCCTCCTCCAATCCACACCCGCGAGAGATCGATCGATCGCCCGATCGATCCGACCCCCGATCCACCCGGCAACCGACCGACCGCCGGCGCGCGCGCAAGATTCAGATTTGCCCCggcgcgggggaggggccgGACACGAGCGAGGATGGGCGCGTGGATGTCGCGCGTGTGGTTCCTGATGTTCCCGGCGCGGGAGTACAAGCTCGTCGTGGTGGGGCTCGACAACGCTGGCAAGACCACCACGCTCTACAAGCTCCACCTCGGCGAGGCCGTCACCGCCGCGCCCACCATCGGCAGCAACGTCGAGGAGGTCGTCTTCAAGAACCTGCGCTTCGAGGTCAgcttccctccctctccctctctcctcccttgCTCCCCCGTCCGGGCCACAGAGCACGAGTATTAGACTGGATTCGCTGCGCGGCCAGCTTGCTCCGCACCACGGATCGAGGTAGGGCAAGAGGCGCGTTTGTCGGTTAGGCTTAAGATCTATGCTCTACAGGTGGGGGGAAAGGTGAAATTTTGCTCCTTTTTTTATTTACATCCCTTGATGCACAATTCCTAGGAAGATTGAGATTTCCTGAACTGCAGGGAGATTATCACGTGACCGCAAAGCCACCTGTGTTGATCTGAATAGGGCTGTGTTCAACTGTTCATAGCCATTGTGGGTATTGGGGTTGTGTTACTGGGAGCACATCAGGATTTCATCGTGTAGGATGAATAATGCAGTACCTGAGATCTGCTTATAGCTTGTGTGTCGGTATGATGCCTGTGGTGAATACCGAATGGATTCACCAACACTTAGTATCGAGTGGTTATGAGTATATGATCTGTCCTCGGAAACCGTTTAGCCCAACCTTTCAATCTTCCTGCGATGGCCAGGTGGCATACACAAAGAACAACGGTGTCTCTGTTTCATTGTGGGAATTATTCCAACTCGGTTTCTACTTTCTGTCCTGGCTCAAGCAGACAGCTCTTTCTTGTTTCACTGACCCATAACTGAATATGGTACCCAAAGAAATGAATCTTGTCATGACATATTTGGTTGGGTAACACACTGTAGTAGTTCAACCTCAAGTTCTTAACTAGTGGATTTAATCTTTTTCTTTTGTTGTACTCCTTCAGCCTCCATCTTTGAGGTTTATGGGCTTTGAATAGTTCTGCTATTTCCAGGGGAGGGCATACAGCTCTGGGTAAAGAACAGttcaatttgaaatattaaactGATCTTCCTTGTACAGTGTGCTGTAACAATCAATTGAACTCTATCAAAAAGGGGCAAAAAATAGAATTTTACCACATGCTTGCTTTAGAAGATTTGAGTCCTCAAGTTACTCTCCAGAAGTTTTAGTTTCCTTTGACTAAAGTGTATATCATAACTCTTTGGTGGCCTGTGCTAAAACTGCTAACAAAATTATGATTTTTGTAATCATACTTTTAATTGGAGAATCTATTCTGTTGACTGCTTGAGTGCAGAAATAAATTAAAAGAATCGATTCCCGGACATTGGACAACTCGTACCAAAGTACCACTTTATGGTTAGTATTTGCACTTCGTAATGGAGGCAATCATTTACTTCATGCTTTCTTGAAGGAAACAAAAACGTCTGTTTTGGGCAGTTGCTAAAAGAAGATGCCATAGAATCCTGCAATTTAAATATGCTTGGGACAGGACTTGTGTACAGTATACACTTGCCTCATGGAAAGATATATTTTGCTGCAAGTTGCGTGATCTTGTGAGTGGCGATGTTTATCATGTTACTTATGTAGTATCAACGTCTTTGGGTTTTTTCATGCTGCAGGTCGATCATATCTTTTACGTTTTGTTTCTTAGCAATATCAGTGTTACGAATACTAGTATTGTGTGTGAATCTGCTAGCGGCCAATAGAATGTTTCACTTGGAAACCTTGTATTTTTCCGGTGCTTCGCCTATTATAAGAATTGTACTTCCATATTAGGATGGTGTCCAAATGATTGTATCTTTAGCTGAAGAACGGCCCATGACCCAATACTTTTTTTGGTTTGTGAATGCATTGTTAGTACTAACATTATGCATGAATGCACCAGGTGTGGGATCTAGGTGGACAAGAGAGCCTACGAACTTCATGGGCAACATACTACCGAGGAACTCATGCTGTCATCGTAGTAATTGACAGCACCGACCGCGCTCGGATCAACATCATCAAGGACGAGCTCGTCCGGTTGCTCCAACACACTGATCTGGAGGGCGCGGTTGTTCTCGTGTTCGCGAACAAGCAGGACCTCAAGGACGCCATGTCCCCCGCCGAGATCACCGACGCCCTCTCCCTCCACAGCATAAAGAACCATGACTGGCACATCCAGGCCTCGTGCGCCATCACCGGTGAGGGCCTGTACGACGGCCTGGGCTGGATCGCCCAGAAAGTCGCCGGCAAGGCTACGGCAAGCTGACGCGGATTGACTCTGTCCATGGATTTGTTGAAGGTGGCAGGATGGGTTTGTTCTTGCTGCCACAACCTTTAGTGTTTGTTTTGTTTATGTTGCAAGGCTGCCTGAAAACTGTGTCTGTATTCCAACCGATCTGAATATAAAAATTGAAAGTAGCAAATTTGCATGGCGTCAAATATGAGATTTTATCCGATTCTTGTGCAAACACTTCTAGTCAGAATCTCATGAATCATGAGTCGAGTTAGGTTTACAGTGATAAATGTTAAGTGGAAAGAGATAAAGAGCCTTTCAAGGTGAGTTGCAGCTGACTTGAGAAACATTTGTACTGTGTACTGGCTCGTTGCACACTCAACTGGCACCTGGAGGCAGGTTGTCAAATGTCTACTCTGCCCCTCGTCGGTTTCATCTGATGCGGCACGAGGTCGCTTCAAGTGGTTATCCTTGCGTGGCTAGAATCGTCCGTCAGCGAGCACAACAGCAGCAGGGATCGCCGGATGATGGGGCTGGCTGCTGCGGCCGTACACTACAGTGATGTCACGCTGGATAGGAGTGATAACGTGTCCGATGTTTGCGTTTGAAGCAACTGCAGAATGAAGGCTGTTGCATCAGCGTACGAATGAGGGCCAAAGGACCTTACAAATTTTACGCTTAATTATGACGCACCGGCAGTCTGTTCTGATAGGATGTCACCAAACGGAACTGTCGTGAAACATTTTTAGCCTCTCataaaactcatattttggaagAATGAAGCGTGTCCTATTGGTTGGATTACAATGTTGAAAATTGTGTCTGCTGCCACCAATCAGAATTTTAACCAAGCAATTttgcttcttttcttttttggaaAAATGAGCAAAGGAGGAGCGACATTGTGTATAGGAATTGATACTTGGATTAAAATGTTGAAAATTATGTCTACTGCCCTCAATCAGAATTCAACCAAGCaaatttttttttggaaaaatgaGCAAAGGAGCGATATTTTTGCGAGTTGCAGCAGAGGGGTCATATAACGTCGGAGCTATTTTTTTTAGAAAGGAGGCGAAGGAAACATGATTTGCTCTTTCCATTTTATCCTTTTGTTCATGGTGGCGACACCATACCAAAGGGGGCAGAATGTGAGAGACGGGCGTTTTAAAGTCGTGTACCTTTTAGTAGTTAGAGCTACGTCAATTGTGACGCATTTAGCGGCTAGACTCAAGTCAATGATCAAAGTATTAGCAACAAAATTATGAGTTCGAATTTAGGGGAGCTATGTGTGGAAAGGGACGGGATACAAATTGGATAATCTATTTTTGACATCCCCGTCTATATTTTATTACGAGTTCGAATGTCCTTGAATGCAAATACAAATCATAATACTCACGTCAACATATCTACAGGATTTAGTTGTATGCCGATATTCTACAGCTTTAACGAGAAATTGTAAAACAAAAACAAATTGACACGAGCATGACAAGAATCAAACATAAGAAATCATTTTTAGTAGATGATAGAGAACCACTTTTTGCACGAATTTTGGATAATTGGATATGAGATGGAAAGGTTAGGGGTTTTTTTCCTTTGCTACAATGTATGCCATATCATACGAAATAATAAAAGAAAAAAGGTAAGATCGAAAGAATTATGTGATAGAAATTGAACACCAGAAAATATCATAACATCATTCTACTCACTATTGTTTTTCATAAAACTACTTCTACATATTCGGATAGAGCATCCACATTATCCGTATTTGAGAATTCGGATAGATCAATATTCATATTTGGAAAAATGAATCTAGATGTATCTATATTGGCATTCT
Above is a genomic segment from Panicum hallii strain FIL2 chromosome 8, PHallii_v3.1, whole genome shotgun sequence containing:
- the LOC112903375 gene encoding uncharacterized protein LOC112903375, which encodes MAASNAASVSPAAAPRLSLLLGRRRSARVRAAAASPASAGGGAGGGSYLDMWRKAVERERRSAELARRLQAPAPAEAEAAAAPPVEVVERRTARFEDLLRVPREERDRVQRRQVIDRAAAALAAARAVLKEPPPAPAPAPASSPPPSPPQTPPQRAESAKVGSAGGSAAKESDRGSRTSAPAPVSQSAEVPESGGSSSYKQESSKLGTPGPDFWSWLPPVRDSSKPSKSGTGLKPSKKVDPVSRQPDLLEKEKSADYLSLPFETAFFEKKEDRSLPPFQSFAEPENVDSKADLAADAKETFEEQFSKNAAEAARALSESDDKSTHGIHPDGSMWWKETGVEQRPDGVLCKWTVIRGVSADGAVEWEDKYWEASDRFDHKELGSEKSGRDAAGNVWREYWKESMWQDYTCGVMHMEKTADKWGQNGKGEQWQEQWFEHYDSTGKAEKWADKWCSLDPDTPLDVGHAHVWHERWGETYDGSGGSTKYTDKWAERSEGDGWSKWGDKWDEHFDPSGHGIKQGETWWAGKYGDRWNRTWGEQHNGSGWVHKYGRSSSGEHWDTHVPQETWYERFPHFGFYHCFENSVQLRSVKRQPPHRK
- the LOC112903303 gene encoding ADP-ribosylation factor-like protein 5, translating into MGAWMSRVWFLMFPAREYKLVVVGLDNAGKTTTLYKLHLGEAVTAAPTIGSNVEEVVFKNLRFEVWDLGGQESLRTSWATYYRGTHAVIVVIDSTDRARINIIKDELVRLLQHTDLEGAVVLVFANKQDLKDAMSPAEITDALSLHSIKNHDWHIQASCAITGEGLYDGLGWIAQKVAGKATAS